From a single Nostoc sp. MS1 genomic region:
- a CDS encoding LOG family protein codes for MTSSASFDTFESLQADITELIDRLPTLKNRQLIHNALATIVRLADSDIERLDWKILSAALADMEQGFKLFYDYRHVRKVTIFGSARLSPASPEYQMAAEFARAVTELGFMVMTGGGGGIMQAGHEGAGRENSFGLNIQLPFEQQANPVIEGDPKLIHFKYFFTRKLFLLKESDAIALFPGGFGTQDEAFECMTLSQTGKFGPVPVVLIDHPGGDYWQAWSEYINQHLVKTGLVSPEDPNLYTVTDNLEVACNAIIRFYQVYHSCRYVGDKLVIRLIQELSDDEVEQLNSQFSSILVKGKIEKSQSLPQESQDETIGLPRLVLYFNQRDLGRLYQMIGLINQMGSSSTKEQVHPEKK; via the coding sequence ATGACCTCATCTGCGTCCTTCGACACATTCGAGTCTCTCCAAGCCGATATTACGGAATTAATTGATCGCTTGCCGACATTAAAGAATCGGCAGCTAATTCACAATGCTTTGGCAACCATAGTCCGTCTAGCTGATAGCGATATTGAACGTCTCGACTGGAAAATACTGTCTGCTGCCTTAGCAGACATGGAGCAAGGCTTTAAATTATTTTATGATTACCGACATGTCCGCAAAGTGACTATCTTCGGTTCGGCTCGTCTATCACCAGCCAGTCCAGAGTACCAAATGGCAGCAGAATTTGCCCGTGCAGTGACCGAGCTAGGATTTATGGTCATGACAGGGGGTGGTGGTGGTATCATGCAGGCCGGACACGAAGGCGCAGGGCGGGAAAATTCCTTTGGCTTAAATATCCAACTACCGTTTGAGCAACAGGCGAACCCAGTAATTGAAGGTGATCCTAAACTAATTCACTTCAAATACTTCTTTACACGCAAGCTGTTCCTCCTCAAAGAAAGCGATGCTATAGCCTTATTTCCTGGTGGGTTCGGTACTCAAGACGAGGCGTTTGAGTGCATGACCTTGAGTCAGACAGGTAAATTTGGCCCTGTACCAGTAGTTTTAATAGACCATCCAGGCGGTGACTATTGGCAGGCTTGGAGTGAATATATCAATCAGCATCTTGTGAAAACTGGGCTGGTAAGTCCTGAAGACCCCAACCTGTACACGGTGACAGATAACCTAGAAGTGGCTTGCAATGCCATTATTCGCTTTTATCAGGTGTATCACTCATGTCGTTATGTGGGCGATAAATTAGTAATTCGCTTAATCCAGGAATTATCAGATGATGAGGTTGAGCAACTCAATAGTCAATTCAGTAGCATTCTAGTGAAAGGGAAAATTGAGAAAAGCCAGTCTCTACCCCAGGAAAGCCAGGACGAAACCATTGGACTACCCCGCCTAGTTTTATACTTTAATCAACGAGACTTGGGACGCTTGTATCAAATGATTGGCTTAATTAATCAAATGGGTAGTAGTTCGACAAAAGAACAGGTACATCCAGAGAAGAAGTAG
- a CDS encoding GuaB3 family IMP dehydrogenase-related protein: protein MEIQLGRGKTARRAYGIDEIALVPGNRTLDPSLADTRWKIGNIEREIPIIASAMDGVVDVKMAVRLSQLGALGVLNLEGIQTRYADPEPILDRIASVGKDEFVSLMQELYAEPIKPELITKRIQEIKAQGGIAAVSATPIGASRYGEVVAKAGADLFFIQATVVSTAHLSPESVTPLDLAEFCRSMPIPVILGNCVTYDVTLNLMKAGAAAVLVGIGPGAACTSRGVLGVGVPQATAIADCAAARDDFYRETGKYVPIIADGGLITGGDICKCIACGADGVMIGSPFARAAQAPGRGFHWGMATPSPVLPRGTRIRVGTTGTLEQILTGPAGLDDGTHNLLGALKTSMGTLGAKDIKEMQQVEVVIAPSLLTEGKVYQKAQQLGMGK from the coding sequence GTGGAAATTCAACTTGGGCGGGGGAAGACAGCTCGTAGAGCCTACGGCATTGATGAAATTGCTCTAGTCCCCGGTAACAGAACACTCGATCCGAGTTTAGCCGATACTCGGTGGAAAATTGGCAATATTGAACGAGAAATTCCCATTATCGCCAGTGCGATGGATGGGGTTGTTGATGTGAAGATGGCTGTGCGTTTATCACAGCTTGGTGCATTGGGCGTTCTCAACTTGGAAGGGATTCAAACTCGCTATGCTGACCCAGAACCGATTTTAGATCGGATTGCGTCAGTTGGCAAAGATGAATTTGTTTCTTTGATGCAGGAACTATACGCCGAACCCATCAAGCCAGAATTAATCACCAAACGCATTCAAGAAATTAAAGCACAAGGTGGAATTGCAGCTGTGAGCGCCACTCCTATAGGCGCAAGTAGATACGGTGAGGTAGTAGCCAAAGCTGGGGCAGATTTATTCTTCATTCAAGCCACGGTAGTTTCTACCGCTCACCTCTCACCAGAGTCGGTAACGCCTCTGGATTTGGCTGAATTTTGCCGTTCTATGCCCATCCCTGTGATTTTAGGTAACTGTGTGACTTACGATGTCACATTGAACTTAATGAAAGCAGGAGCAGCCGCAGTATTAGTAGGCATTGGCCCAGGTGCGGCTTGTACCTCTCGTGGCGTGTTGGGTGTAGGCGTACCTCAAGCAACTGCGATCGCAGATTGTGCCGCCGCACGGGATGATTTTTATCGAGAGACTGGTAAATATGTACCCATCATCGCTGATGGTGGTTTAATCACTGGTGGCGACATTTGCAAATGTATTGCTTGTGGTGCTGACGGCGTAATGATTGGTTCACCCTTTGCTAGAGCCGCCCAAGCCCCAGGACGAGGCTTCCATTGGGGTATGGCTACACCCAGCCCAGTATTGCCCAGAGGAACCCGCATTCGTGTCGGTACTACAGGAACTCTCGAACAAATTCTGACTGGGCCAGCCGGGTTAGATGATGGTACTCATAACCTCTTAGGAGCGTTAAAAACTAGCATGGGTACTTTAGGAGCAAAAGATATTAAAGAAATGCAGCAAGTTGAAGTAGTAATTGCTCCCTCATTGTTAACTGAAGGCAAAGTTTATCAGAAAGCTCAACAATTAGGTATGGGTAAATAA
- a CDS encoding endonuclease MutS2 — protein sequence MIQSETLELLEWYRLCQHLSTFAATKLGAIASLHLQIPVSQIASEQLLSQTKEVYQLESRLASGLSFEGIQDIGDSLERAELQGILAGDELLAIATTLAGARNLRRIIDNQEDTPILTQLVAELRTYPELEQEIHLCIDERGQVADRASTKLGEIRTELRRLRSQITQKLQNILQVKSNAVQEQIITQRGDRFVIPVKAPQKDAIPGIVHDTSTSGATLYIEPNSVVPMGNQLRQTLKREQAEEEAIRRVLTEKVAAVKPDLERLLAIVTTLDMATARARYSFWLKANPPRFINRQEQELVTLRQLRHPLLVWQNQHEQGHPVIPVDLLISPHIRVVTITGPNTGGKTVTLKTLGLAALMAKVGLFIPAREPVEMPWFDQVLADIGDEQSLQQSLSTFSGHIRRISRILNALGDEELGRDEGEKYSSFPASLVLLDEVGAGTDPAEGSALAIALLQYLADHAQLTIATTHFGELKALKYEDQRFENASVEFDDATLSPTYRLLWGIPGRSNALAIALRLGLKKEVVEEAKTQVGEATDEVNQVIAGLEAQRRRQETKAAEAQKILQQAERLYKEVSEKAAALQEREQSLKASQEVAVQQAINQAKGEIAKVIRRLQQGTATAQDAQQATNALNQISQKYQPVAPPKPKLGFVPKVGDRIRIPQLGQTAEVLTAPDEDGELTVRFGIMKMTVKLQDIESLDGQKPEPVAKPKPTPAPIPQPAQPTPAIRTSKNTFDIRGKRVADAEYILDKAISEASGPIWIIHGHGTGKLRQGVHAYLQQHPRVSHHEAAEQADGGSGVTVAHVS from the coding sequence TTGATTCAATCTGAAACTTTAGAACTACTAGAATGGTATCGCCTTTGTCAGCATCTTTCTACATTTGCGGCAACTAAGCTTGGGGCGATCGCATCACTGCATCTGCAAATCCCTGTATCTCAGATAGCAAGTGAGCAGTTATTATCACAGACCAAAGAAGTATATCAACTGGAAAGCCGTCTGGCTAGTGGTTTATCTTTTGAGGGTATCCAAGATATTGGTGATTCCTTAGAAAGAGCGGAACTACAAGGGATTTTGGCTGGTGATGAACTGTTAGCGATCGCTACTACCCTTGCTGGTGCGAGAAATTTACGACGTATAATTGATAACCAAGAAGACACACCAATTTTAACTCAATTAGTGGCTGAGTTACGTACTTACCCTGAACTAGAGCAAGAGATACATCTCTGTATTGATGAGCGTGGACAAGTCGCTGACCGTGCTAGCACTAAGTTAGGTGAAATTCGTACCGAACTGCGGAGATTGCGGAGTCAAATTACGCAAAAGCTGCAAAATATTTTACAAGTAAAATCTAATGCAGTTCAAGAACAGATAATTACTCAAAGAGGCGATCGCTTTGTTATCCCGGTAAAAGCACCCCAAAAAGATGCCATTCCTGGTATTGTGCATGACACCTCTACTAGTGGGGCGACGCTGTATATAGAGCCTAATTCTGTTGTGCCGATGGGTAATCAACTGCGGCAGACATTAAAACGAGAACAAGCGGAAGAAGAAGCAATTCGCCGGGTTTTGACGGAAAAAGTAGCAGCCGTTAAACCAGATTTGGAAAGGTTACTGGCGATTGTCACTACCTTAGATATGGCAACGGCTAGAGCTAGATACAGTTTTTGGCTCAAAGCCAATCCCCCCAGATTTATTAATCGCCAAGAACAAGAATTAGTCACTCTACGACAGCTACGCCATCCCTTGTTAGTGTGGCAAAATCAACATGAACAAGGTCATCCAGTGATCCCAGTAGACTTGTTAATCAGTCCTCATATCCGGGTAGTGACGATTACCGGGCCTAACACTGGTGGGAAGACGGTAACATTAAAAACCCTTGGACTAGCAGCCTTAATGGCGAAGGTGGGTTTATTCATACCCGCCCGCGAACCAGTAGAAATGCCTTGGTTTGACCAAGTATTAGCTGATATCGGTGACGAACAATCCCTACAGCAAAGTTTATCCACATTTTCAGGGCATATCCGCCGGATTAGTCGGATTTTGAATGCTTTAGGAGATGAAGAACTGGGGAGAGATGAGGGAGAAAAATATTCCTCATTTCCTGCATCCCTGGTTTTATTAGACGAAGTAGGTGCAGGAACAGATCCGGCTGAGGGTAGTGCTTTGGCGATCGCACTTTTACAATACCTCGCAGATCATGCCCAGCTAACGATTGCCACAACGCACTTTGGCGAATTAAAAGCCCTCAAATACGAGGATCAGCGTTTTGAAAATGCTTCTGTAGAATTTGATGATGCTACTTTGTCGCCTACCTATCGCCTATTGTGGGGGATTCCAGGACGTTCTAATGCGTTGGCGATCGCGTTGCGTTTGGGGTTGAAAAAAGAAGTTGTAGAAGAGGCGAAAACTCAAGTAGGTGAAGCCACAGACGAAGTTAATCAAGTAATTGCTGGGTTAGAAGCCCAACGTCGCCGCCAGGAAACGAAGGCTGCTGAGGCGCAAAAAATATTACAGCAAGCTGAACGCCTGTATAAAGAGGTATCAGAGAAGGCGGCTGCATTACAGGAGCGAGAACAATCGCTTAAGGCTTCTCAGGAAGTCGCTGTGCAGCAAGCTATTAACCAAGCCAAAGGCGAAATTGCCAAAGTCATCCGCCGCTTGCAGCAAGGTACAGCCACAGCCCAAGATGCCCAACAAGCCACTAACGCCCTCAATCAGATTTCCCAGAAGTATCAACCAGTAGCACCACCAAAACCAAAATTAGGGTTTGTGCCGAAAGTTGGCGATCGCATCCGTATTCCGCAATTAGGGCAAACCGCAGAGGTTTTAACGGCTCCCGATGAGGATGGTGAGTTAACCGTCCGCTTTGGCATCATGAAAATGACGGTGAAGCTACAAGACATCGAATCCCTTGATGGACAAAAACCCGAACCAGTTGCCAAGCCTAAACCAACGCCAGCACCAATTCCCCAACCAGCCCAACCTACCCCAGCAATTCGCACCTCCAAAAACACTTTTGATATCCGGGGTAAGCGGGTGGCTGATGCTGAGTACATCTTAGATAAAGCCATTTCCGAAGCTAGCGGCCCAATCTGGATTATTCACGGACACGGGACTGGCAAGCTGCGTCAAGGTGTCCACGCCTATTTACAACAGCATCCCAGAGTTAGCCACCACGAAGCGGCAGAACAAGCTGATGGTGGTAGTGGGGTAACGGTTGCTCATGTTTCGTGA
- a CDS encoding DUF3038 domain-containing protein — protein sequence MLKVMQTAADSATPNSQWEDLIKLPTPNVVEWDNIKTQLDLVLLALETLTGIGSEAMLSAATNLNLESKVPDRVALWRLRQSNPLRKGQGGRKKLDVEEARSLVLIICYLAQQHQELIRRAVGLLEQMAGKNREPHQAALLGDYIDAFCNTYQERMEEDEQISTDLLTHLALKLLVDLLFYSAPGGHRRLWLALIDRSAKP from the coding sequence ATGCTAAAAGTTATGCAAACGGCCGCTGATTCAGCTACTCCCAATTCTCAATGGGAGGATTTAATTAAACTACCAACTCCAAATGTAGTTGAATGGGACAACATCAAAACTCAGTTAGACTTGGTGCTGTTGGCTCTGGAAACCCTAACTGGAATTGGTTCGGAAGCTATGCTTTCGGCTGCGACTAATCTTAACTTAGAGTCGAAAGTTCCAGACCGCGTAGCTTTATGGCGCTTGCGTCAGTCTAATCCTTTACGCAAAGGCCAAGGAGGGCGGAAAAAGTTGGATGTGGAGGAAGCGCGATCGCTTGTTCTCATCATCTGCTATCTTGCCCAGCAGCATCAAGAATTAATCCGTCGTGCCGTAGGTTTACTCGAACAAATGGCGGGAAAGAATCGGGAACCTCATCAGGCTGCTTTACTTGGAGATTACATAGATGCTTTCTGCAATACCTACCAAGAGCGGATGGAAGAGGACGAGCAAATCTCGACGGATTTATTAACACACCTAGCGCTCAAACTGCTTGTAGATTTGCTGTTTTATAGCGCTCCTGGTGGACACCGCCGTCTCTGGCTAGCACTCATCGACCGTTCCGCAAAACCTTGA
- a CDS encoding DUF4335 domain-containing protein, which yields MPLSNSVIRRYTPPTCTLEVLAQSSPLSRWMGKPVLRQLTFELRFDDPQLPEENRVPIRGDRDQLETLCDAVTTYVQQFLQQPPESFWLSFSGVEDSTKVPTQDLTDSYQAALLPRSKSFTPQILGSNIYLEPGDNLTHNLYLGSLANPVSGPVIQLSLLQLFDLATALDEYSTDVMALPALNNTSSVARLPTWAPVAAVLVLALGLTPLTWQYANNRQKDQQTAKTSNSSNEQIALQPAPSPNFPAPQTELVPSNNLSPLPIGSTPPPPSATLPTAPLPANITSSTLVPNSLRTKQGQNQPQLQIPSLPGNSSTTLPGQQIAIQPNPTKLTSPEGITLKRSLPPRLSTSISNSSSSIPPVPPPLATIPSPIPQISPVATQSARVRSNSSVNTPSQAPDTSPFIDKLGDEPKTTSTTAAANSDTLFDTPQVAEAREFLKKRWQPPSGFSQTLEYSLLLGVDGKIERILPLGKAARDNIDLARMPAIGEPFVSANRSGQMTRIRVLLSPDGKVQTFPESE from the coding sequence ATGCCTCTATCTAATTCTGTCATTCGTCGCTACACACCACCTACTTGTACGCTAGAAGTATTGGCGCAAAGCTCCCCTTTGTCCCGTTGGATGGGTAAACCTGTTCTGCGACAGTTAACTTTTGAGTTGCGCTTTGATGACCCACAACTGCCAGAAGAAAACAGAGTACCAATTCGTGGCGATCGCGATCAACTAGAAACCCTATGTGATGCTGTCACCACTTATGTACAGCAATTTCTCCAACAGCCACCGGAAAGCTTTTGGCTCAGTTTCTCTGGAGTCGAAGATTCAACTAAAGTACCCACCCAAGATTTAACAGATTCTTATCAAGCTGCACTTTTACCTAGATCAAAATCTTTTACACCCCAAATATTAGGCTCAAACATCTACTTAGAACCGGGTGATAATTTAACACATAATCTTTATCTTGGTTCCTTAGCTAATCCTGTATCTGGCCCTGTTATCCAACTGAGTCTGTTGCAACTGTTCGATTTAGCAACAGCTCTAGACGAATACTCAACAGATGTGATGGCTTTACCAGCCCTCAATAACACTAGTTCTGTAGCAAGATTGCCGACATGGGCCCCTGTTGCGGCTGTACTAGTATTAGCTTTAGGTCTAACGCCTTTAACTTGGCAATACGCTAACAATAGACAAAAAGACCAGCAGACAGCTAAGACAAGTAATTCCAGCAATGAACAAATTGCTTTACAACCAGCACCCAGTCCTAACTTTCCTGCACCTCAAACTGAACTTGTTCCCTCAAATAATTTATCACCTCTACCAATAGGTTCGACTCCGCCACCACCAAGTGCAACCTTACCGACAGCACCTCTCCCTGCTAACATTACAAGTTCTACGTTAGTACCAAATTCTCTGAGAACAAAACAGGGACAGAATCAACCTCAGCTACAAATTCCCTCTCTTCCTGGTAATTCCTCTACTACTCTTCCAGGACAACAAATTGCTATTCAACCTAATCCCACAAAATTAACTAGCCCAGAGGGAATTACTCTTAAGCGCAGTTTACCTCCTAGATTATCTACTTCTATAAGCAACTCTTCATCTAGTATTCCACCAGTACCCCCACCATTAGCCACCATTCCCAGCCCAATTCCACAAATCTCACCTGTAGCCACACAATCAGCGCGGGTTAGAAGTAATTCTTCAGTTAATACCCCTTCACAAGCGCCAGATACTAGCCCCTTTATAGATAAATTAGGGGATGAACCTAAAACCACCTCGACTACAGCAGCAGCTAACTCCGATACCCTATTCGATACACCGCAGGTAGCAGAAGCTAGAGAATTTCTCAAAAAGCGTTGGCAACCACCTTCAGGATTTTCACAAACCTTAGAGTACAGCCTATTGCTAGGGGTTGATGGCAAAATTGAGCGTATATTACCTTTAGGTAAAGCCGCCAGAGATAACATTGACTTAGCAAGAATGCCGGCTATTGGCGAACCTTTCGTTTCTGCCAATCGTTCTGGACAAATGACAAGGATTCGAGTTCTTCTCAGTCCCGATGGTAAAGTACAAACTTTCCCTGAGTCTGAATAA
- a CDS encoding YiaA/YiaB family inner membrane protein — MQTIGPQKDSAAWVIQTWAAFVLSVSMTSFGIVNLPVDNWVKGFMGMGLAFSVGSTFTLAKTTRDSHEARRLAARIDEAKVEKLLSQHDPLNLK, encoded by the coding sequence ATGCAAACGATTGGGCCACAAAAGGATAGCGCAGCTTGGGTTATTCAAACATGGGCAGCTTTTGTGTTATCTGTGTCTATGACTAGTTTTGGAATTGTGAATTTACCCGTTGATAACTGGGTAAAAGGTTTTATGGGTATGGGTTTAGCTTTTTCCGTAGGTTCAACTTTTACACTAGCTAAAACTACCAGAGATTCACACGAAGCTAGAAGATTAGCAGCCCGTATTGATGAGGCAAAAGTAGAAAAATTACTGTCTCAACATGACCCTTTAAATCTTAAATAA
- a CDS encoding ferredoxin has product MADFLPSPEDQEDNRSGFEPELGGFLRDAPERSGFEPELGGMLRQKGVYVDEITCIGCKHCAHVARNTFYIEPDYGRSRVIRQDGDAEEVIQEAIDTCPVDCIHWVDYTELKNLEEERKFQVIPVVGYPIDQAVVVTEKRRRKQKSKNKKSRY; this is encoded by the coding sequence ATGGCTGATTTTCTGCCGTCGCCGGAAGACCAAGAAGATAACCGTTCCGGTTTTGAACCAGAACTAGGGGGCTTTTTACGGGATGCTCCAGAACGTTCTGGTTTTGAACCAGAATTAGGTGGGATGTTGCGCCAAAAAGGTGTTTACGTTGATGAAATCACCTGTATTGGTTGCAAACACTGCGCCCACGTTGCGCGTAATACCTTCTATATTGAGCCTGATTATGGGCGATCGCGTGTAATTCGTCAAGATGGGGACGCGGAAGAAGTTATTCAAGAAGCGATCGACACCTGTCCGGTCGATTGTATTCATTGGGTTGATTACACCGAACTGAAAAATTTAGAAGAAGAACGCAAATTCCAGGTAATTCCTGTTGTTGGCTACCCAATAGACCAAGCAGTTGTAGTTACCGAAAAGCGACGGAGAAAACAAAAATCAAAAAATAAGAAATCCCGTTATTAA
- a CDS encoding DUF1257 domain-containing protein, with protein MSHFSQIKTQIRNLESLQDALTELGIDWKRGPREVRGYRGQTHPAEITIEQENGYDIGFRWNGKEYELVADLQYWQQNLSVDGFLRQVTQRYAYQTVVKETSRVGFQVTEQQKNEDGSIRLVVQRWSA; from the coding sequence ATGTCACACTTTAGCCAAATTAAGACTCAGATCCGTAACCTCGAATCTTTACAAGATGCGCTCACCGAATTGGGCATAGACTGGAAAAGGGGGCCACGAGAAGTACGCGGCTATCGCGGTCAAACCCATCCTGCGGAAATCACCATCGAGCAGGAAAATGGCTATGACATCGGCTTTAGATGGAATGGCAAAGAATACGAATTAGTAGCTGATTTACAATATTGGCAGCAAAATCTCTCCGTTGATGGTTTCTTGCGTCAAGTGACTCAGCGTTATGCTTACCAAACCGTAGTGAAAGAAACCTCTCGTGTAGGTTTTCAAGTTACAGAACAGCAAAAAAATGAAGATGGTTCAATTCGCTTAGTTGTACAACGCTGGAGTGCGTAA
- a CDS encoding DUF2997 domain-containing protein codes for METLEFIIYPDGRVQEKVTGIVGASCAEVTAAIEAQLGLVLTHEPTSEFFATQVQQSSVANTQATYSDW; via the coding sequence ATGGAGACACTAGAGTTTATCATCTATCCAGACGGTCGGGTACAAGAAAAAGTCACTGGCATTGTGGGTGCTTCCTGCGCTGAAGTTACAGCAGCAATAGAGGCGCAGCTAGGACTGGTACTCACTCATGAGCCAACCTCGGAGTTCTTCGCCACGCAGGTGCAGCAATCTAGTGTGGCAAACACGCAAGCAACTTACAGCGATTGGTAA
- a CDS encoding alpha/beta fold hydrolase, translating to MFTNFEQTTVKTTQAQINLVKAGHGPALLLLHGYPQTHVMWHKIAPRLAENFTVIATDLRGYGDSSQPESLPNHISYSKRVMAQDQVEVMSELGYEQFYVVGHDRGARVAHRLALDHPHRVTKLALLDIAPTYQMYKTTDKEFATAYYHWFFLIQGNNLPETLISANPEYYLRQCLEKWGKDFSAFHPQALAEYIRCFSQPAVIHATCEDYRAAATIDLEHDELDIKQKISCPVLVLWGEKGIIGRKYNVLAIWRERAINVSGQSLACGHFLPEEAPEETYQAIYEFLVSS from the coding sequence ATGTTCACAAACTTTGAACAAACTACAGTTAAGACAACACAAGCTCAAATCAATTTAGTCAAAGCTGGTCATGGCCCGGCGCTACTTTTGTTACATGGCTATCCCCAAACTCATGTGATGTGGCATAAAATAGCCCCTCGTCTGGCGGAAAATTTCACTGTAATTGCCACAGACTTAAGAGGATACGGCGACAGTTCCCAGCCTGAGAGTCTTCCTAACCACATCAGTTATTCAAAACGGGTCATGGCGCAAGATCAAGTAGAGGTCATGTCTGAGTTAGGGTATGAGCAATTTTACGTTGTTGGACATGACCGAGGAGCGCGAGTAGCCCATCGTCTAGCTTTAGACCATCCCCACCGCGTTACAAAACTCGCCCTACTAGATATTGCACCCACATATCAAATGTATAAAACTACTGATAAAGAATTTGCCACAGCTTATTATCATTGGTTTTTCTTAATTCAAGGCAATAATTTACCCGAAACCCTCATCAGTGCTAACCCCGAATATTACTTACGCCAGTGTTTAGAAAAGTGGGGTAAAGATTTTTCAGCATTTCATCCTCAAGCTTTAGCCGAGTATATACGTTGCTTTTCTCAACCTGCTGTTATTCACGCCACCTGTGAAGATTATCGTGCTGCGGCGACAATTGATTTAGAGCATGATGAACTCGATATAAAACAAAAAATTTCCTGTCCAGTGCTGGTGCTGTGGGGTGAGAAAGGAATCATTGGCCGTAAATATAATGTTTTGGCAATTTGGCGAGAACGTGCAATTAATGTAAGCGGTCAGTCTCTAGCTTGTGGTCATTTTCTACCCGAAGAAGCACCAGAGGAGACTTATCAGGCTATTTATGAATTTTTGGTTAGCAGTTGA